From Streptomyces sp. HUAS MG91, the proteins below share one genomic window:
- a CDS encoding VWA domain-containing protein → MSTADRVTSLVRALRAHGVRIGTGESVDAARAVAALGLDNREHVREGLAAALLHDQGQRAVFDPVFDLYFPRTVGAPERPTGPADRDDLRARLAEALAANDRAALDALAAEAVDGFGGYDGGSGFSSQQALDRLRPQTLLAQIMAGIRAGGGGSGAFTDRIEADEIRRRIEEFRTRVRDEARRRVAEVRDRDEVARRMPVQTPDRTLFLYAGKDQLAELRRTVHPLARKLATRLAARRRRASRGRIDLRRTLRGSLSTGGVPMNPVLRRKRPARPELVLLCDVSGSVAGFANFTMLLVQALHDQFSKIRVFAFVNRMDEVTDLIADGAADPEGLSGRITAEATLTGWHGSSDYGTALGEFVERYGAAVGPRTSVFVLGDARNNQQDPNLPALRRIVRTARRTYWLNPESRAQWDTGDSAAGVYGDVVEMYECRNARQLSALVGRLLPV, encoded by the coding sequence GTGAGCACCGCGGACCGCGTCACCTCCCTCGTCCGGGCGCTGCGCGCGCACGGCGTGCGGATCGGCACGGGCGAGAGCGTGGACGCCGCCCGCGCCGTGGCCGCGCTGGGCCTGGACAACCGTGAGCACGTCCGCGAGGGGCTGGCCGCCGCGCTCCTGCACGACCAGGGGCAGCGCGCCGTCTTCGACCCCGTCTTCGACCTCTACTTCCCGCGCACGGTCGGGGCGCCCGAGCGGCCGACGGGGCCCGCCGACCGCGACGACCTGCGCGCCCGGCTCGCGGAGGCGCTGGCCGCGAACGACCGGGCCGCGCTGGACGCCCTCGCCGCGGAGGCGGTGGACGGCTTCGGCGGCTACGACGGCGGCTCGGGCTTCTCCTCGCAGCAGGCCCTGGACCGGCTGCGCCCGCAGACCCTCCTCGCGCAGATCATGGCCGGGATCCGGGCGGGCGGCGGCGGGTCCGGGGCGTTCACCGACCGCATCGAGGCGGACGAGATCCGGCGCCGCATCGAGGAGTTCCGCACGCGGGTGCGCGACGAGGCGCGGCGCCGGGTCGCCGAGGTCCGCGACCGGGACGAGGTCGCGCGCCGGATGCCCGTGCAGACCCCGGACCGCACGCTGTTCCTGTACGCGGGCAAGGACCAGCTCGCCGAGCTGCGCAGGACCGTGCACCCGCTGGCCCGCAAGCTGGCCACCCGGCTCGCGGCGCGCAGGCGGCGCGCGTCCCGCGGCCGCATCGACCTGCGCCGCACGCTGCGCGGCTCGCTGTCGACCGGCGGCGTGCCCATGAACCCGGTGCTGCGCCGAAAGCGTCCGGCGCGTCCCGAACTCGTGCTGCTGTGCGACGTGTCCGGTTCGGTCGCGGGGTTCGCGAACTTCACCATGCTGCTGGTGCAGGCGCTGCACGACCAGTTCAGCAAGATCCGGGTGTTCGCCTTCGTCAACCGCATGGACGAGGTCACCGACCTGATCGCGGACGGTGCCGCCGACCCGGAGGGGCTGAGCGGGCGGATCACCGCGGAGGCGACGCTGACCGGCTGGCACGGCAGCAGCGACTACGGCACCGCGCTCGGCGAGTTCGTGGAGCGCTACGGCGCCGCGGTCGGCCCGCGCACCTCCGTGTTCGTCCTCGGCGACGCCCGCAACAACCAGCAGGACCCGAATCTGCCGGCGCTGCGCCGGATCGTCCGCACCGCCCGCCGCACCTACTGGCTGAACCCGGAGTCGCGGGCCCAGTGGGACACCGGGGACTCGGCGGCCGGGGTGTACGGCGACGTCGTCGAGATGTACGAGTGCCGCAACGCACGCCAGTTGAGCGCCCTGGTGGGCCGGCTGCTGCCGGTGTAG
- a CDS encoding helix-turn-helix domain-containing protein, whose translation MADHDIPDHYLDGYAALLADASATGRRLTRDELDTRRALGEQAADAGYGLRALVAAHLAGARLHWPTGALAPDSVMAAVEQAVDAFAEGYERAQRQAMRQEEAARREFIDDLLYGRSDMGQLAERAERFGLRLAYEHAVAVAEGEFAYDEGDAVARSVEQAMIGRFGDRDILLTTKDGRLVCVAPGDQDEILSFFAKQAYAATDGGHVAIGRPQPGPGGVVQSYEEALSTLELAHRLEFDDPVLRSADLLVYPVLTRDRQAMADLVRTTLGPLQSARGGAQPLIDTLTAYFDTGCVAAEAARRLKLSVRALTYRLARIHKLTGADATDPVSRYTLQTAVIGARLLDWPDRPL comes from the coding sequence ATGGCCGATCACGACATACCCGACCACTACCTGGACGGGTACGCCGCCCTGCTCGCCGACGCCTCCGCCACCGGCCGCCGCCTCACCCGCGACGAACTCGACACCCGCCGCGCGCTCGGCGAACAGGCCGCCGACGCCGGATACGGACTGCGCGCCCTGGTCGCCGCGCATCTCGCCGGCGCGCGCCTGCACTGGCCGACCGGCGCCCTCGCCCCGGACAGCGTCATGGCAGCCGTCGAACAGGCCGTCGACGCCTTCGCCGAGGGCTACGAACGCGCCCAGCGCCAGGCCATGCGACAGGAGGAGGCCGCCCGCCGCGAGTTCATCGACGACCTCCTCTACGGCCGCAGCGACATGGGCCAACTCGCCGAACGCGCCGAGCGGTTCGGGCTCCGGCTCGCCTACGAGCACGCGGTCGCGGTGGCCGAGGGCGAGTTCGCCTACGACGAGGGCGACGCCGTGGCCCGCAGCGTGGAACAGGCGATGATCGGCAGGTTCGGCGACCGGGACATCCTGCTCACCACCAAGGACGGCCGCCTCGTCTGCGTCGCCCCCGGCGACCAGGACGAGATCCTCAGCTTCTTCGCCAAGCAGGCCTACGCCGCCACGGACGGCGGCCACGTCGCGATCGGCCGCCCCCAGCCGGGCCCCGGCGGCGTCGTCCAGTCCTACGAGGAAGCCCTCAGCACCCTCGAACTCGCCCACCGCCTGGAGTTCGACGACCCGGTGCTGCGCTCCGCCGACCTGCTCGTCTACCCGGTGCTCACCCGCGACCGGCAGGCCATGGCGGACCTCGTGCGGACCACGCTCGGGCCGCTCCAGAGCGCCCGCGGGGGAGCCCAGCCGCTGATCGACACCCTCACCGCCTACTTCGACACGGGCTGCGTCGCCGCCGAAGCGGCCCGCCGGCTGAAGCTGAGCGTGCGCGCGCTCACGTACCGGCTCGCGCGCATCCACAAACTGACCGGCGCCGACGCCACCGACCCGGTCTCCCGCTACACCCTCCAGACCGCCGTCATCGGGGCCCGGCTGCTCGACTGGCCGGACCGCCCGCTGTGA
- a CDS encoding DNA repair ATPase — METGTARAADGPDAGTYEVLRDRLAAQARELASRAGALNDRRGTAFGSTELTLTGSAALRTDAPRLARDIAAVGGVLLVGLRDVLGTEPPGVGDILTLHRPGGDLERLPEDAVPGLLDDPAFRAEFATLFRYYRDSRLLELRLVDGKLLAVFQTGDKADDIRVLRWELDTAGGARFLDARGDRDDVRPPAHDITWQPTTREDHVLGRHPHIAIPGGEIWVSTVGGSLTVKTEDDTETGDGIHAEPVDEPLQSLADAAVAHARVGPLILLRVRPYKEETDRHLVFNTLTKSVVRLDGIGQACRVLPDEQGVVFPGGYCLATGAHKTFDAVDTTGLAHERTVRAPGGEDVLYVFRARAAGRTLLLPYHLIRKEIATPLTGRGHALLDDGTLVLLRDAATDEPGRTHPVQTWATPFTADTHDIAAGSADPELARIGNADLVRGIADCLSLVHTVQEAAATPTATAYEALAAACERVTDTFPWLADTGELRAPVDELRSTAARIVTEYETVRALTKKAADAFDETAAHLTTLVRRIRGEAPRSAHEWVERLTELRRAQGRLLTLKELRYADVERIDALAAQLATDLASAGARAVAFLARPDALAAHHAGLDRLTEQAGQLATTAEAAPLAERVAELAEQLQTVTDVVGGLDIDDATVRADVLERIAEALAGVNRARATLDARRRELAVHEGRAEFAAEFSLLGQAVTGALAAATTPEGCDDQLARLLLRLENLEGRFADSDDFLADLDARRVEIHEAFAARKQTLADARARHTERLATSAQRILETVARRLADLGSLDEISTFLASDPMVAKVRRTIEALRERDDQVRADELDGRLSVARQDALRALRDRTELYADGGTALRLGRHRIAVNTRLPELALVPHGDDGMAYALTGTDYRAPVDDPAFAALRAHWGQSLASENADVYRAEHLAARLLAERGAEDLLAQDDLPALVRAAAEEAYDEGYERGVHDHDATAILTALLRLHTGAGLLRHTPAVRAAAQLFWAHATTGTQRAQWTRRAVSLARAHDTFGLAPAIDDWCAEVAERLGPGPADAGHVAAYLFEELTTGPDGFVTATGARTFLDKFRRAVDSSAYEDDLAAVGDLGARRSLVEAWLTAYATAVGDDAGELPEAVALELCPDLPRHDADAPLTATVEGLLGTHPRIDGRRLTFRLDELLARTRDFREHTVPGFRAYQRLRTSLVAAEHDRLRLADHRPRVLPTFVRSRLVDEVYLPLIGDSLAKQLGTAGGLLLLISPPGYGKTTLVEYVADRLGMLLVKVDGPALGHDVTSLDPAEAPNVTARQEIEKVNFALEAGNNVLLYLDDIQHTSPELLQKFIALCDGQRRMDGVWNGEPRSHDLRGKRFAVCMAGNPYTESGHRFRIPDMLANRADVWNLGDVLTGKEEAFALSFVENALTANPHLAPLAGRDRADLDILLRLAADDPTARADRLTHPYAAAETERIVSVLRHLLAARDTVLAVNAAYIASAAQSDDARTEPPFLLQGSYRNMNKIAARIDPAMNAAELSAVLDDHYTGEAQTLTSGAEANLLKLAELSGRMSADQEDRWAELKAAHVRARALGGADGDDPVVRAVAALGLLADRVAAVESAITRATGTAAPHPPRP, encoded by the coding sequence ATGGAGACCGGCACGGCCCGGGCGGCCGACGGCCCCGACGCGGGCACGTACGAGGTGCTGCGCGACCGGCTCGCGGCGCAGGCCCGCGAACTGGCGTCCCGCGCGGGCGCGCTGAACGACCGGCGCGGCACCGCGTTCGGCTCCACGGAGCTGACGCTCACCGGCAGCGCCGCCCTTCGCACCGATGCCCCGCGCCTGGCCCGGGACATCGCCGCCGTCGGCGGCGTCCTCCTCGTCGGCCTGCGCGACGTGCTCGGCACCGAGCCGCCCGGCGTCGGCGACATCCTCACCCTGCACCGCCCCGGCGGCGACCTGGAGCGGCTGCCCGAGGACGCCGTGCCGGGACTGCTCGACGACCCGGCGTTCCGCGCCGAGTTCGCCACCCTCTTCCGCTACTACCGCGACAGCAGGCTCCTCGAACTCCGCCTCGTCGACGGCAAGTTGCTCGCCGTCTTCCAGACCGGCGACAAGGCCGACGACATCCGCGTCCTGCGCTGGGAACTCGACACCGCGGGCGGCGCCCGCTTCCTCGACGCGCGCGGCGACCGCGACGACGTCCGGCCGCCCGCCCACGACATCACCTGGCAGCCGACGACCCGCGAGGACCACGTCCTCGGCCGCCACCCGCACATCGCGATCCCCGGCGGCGAGATCTGGGTCTCCACGGTCGGCGGCAGCCTCACCGTCAAGACCGAGGACGACACCGAGACCGGCGACGGCATCCACGCCGAACCCGTCGACGAACCCCTCCAGTCGCTCGCCGACGCCGCCGTCGCGCACGCCCGCGTCGGCCCGCTGATCCTGCTGCGCGTGCGCCCCTACAAGGAGGAGACCGACCGCCACCTCGTCTTCAACACCCTCACCAAGTCCGTCGTCCGCCTCGACGGCATCGGACAGGCCTGCCGGGTGCTCCCCGACGAGCAGGGCGTCGTCTTCCCCGGCGGCTACTGCCTGGCCACCGGCGCCCACAAGACCTTCGACGCCGTCGACACCACCGGCCTCGCCCACGAGCGCACCGTCCGCGCCCCCGGCGGCGAGGACGTCCTCTACGTCTTCCGGGCCCGCGCCGCCGGCCGCACCCTGCTGCTGCCCTACCACCTCATCCGCAAGGAGATCGCCACCCCGCTCACCGGCCGCGGCCACGCCCTCCTCGACGACGGCACCCTCGTACTGCTGCGCGACGCCGCCACCGACGAGCCCGGCAGGACCCACCCGGTACAGACCTGGGCGACCCCCTTCACCGCCGACACCCACGACATCGCGGCCGGCTCCGCGGACCCGGAACTCGCCCGGATCGGCAACGCCGACCTCGTACGCGGCATCGCCGACTGCCTGTCCCTCGTCCACACGGTCCAGGAAGCCGCCGCCACCCCGACCGCCACCGCCTACGAGGCCCTGGCCGCCGCCTGCGAACGCGTCACCGACACCTTCCCCTGGCTCGCCGACACCGGCGAACTGCGCGCACCCGTCGACGAGTTGCGCTCCACGGCCGCGCGGATCGTCACCGAGTACGAGACCGTGCGCGCCCTCACCAAGAAGGCCGCCGACGCCTTCGACGAGACCGCCGCCCACCTCACCACCCTGGTCCGCCGGATCCGCGGCGAGGCACCGCGCAGCGCCCACGAATGGGTCGAGCGGCTCACCGAACTGCGCCGCGCCCAGGGCCGCCTGCTCACCCTCAAGGAACTGCGCTACGCCGACGTCGAACGCATCGACGCCCTCGCCGCACAGCTCGCCACGGACCTCGCCTCCGCGGGCGCCCGCGCCGTCGCCTTCCTCGCCAGGCCCGACGCCCTCGCCGCCCACCACGCCGGCCTCGACCGGCTCACCGAGCAGGCCGGACAGCTCGCCACCACCGCCGAGGCCGCGCCGCTCGCCGAACGCGTCGCCGAACTCGCCGAGCAGCTCCAGACCGTCACCGATGTCGTCGGCGGCCTCGACATCGACGACGCGACCGTACGGGCCGACGTCCTGGAGCGCATCGCCGAGGCCCTCGCCGGGGTAAACCGGGCCCGCGCCACCCTCGACGCCCGCCGCCGCGAACTCGCCGTCCACGAGGGGCGGGCCGAGTTCGCCGCCGAGTTCTCCCTGCTCGGCCAGGCCGTCACCGGCGCACTCGCCGCCGCCACCACGCCCGAGGGCTGCGACGATCAGCTCGCCCGCCTGCTGCTGCGCCTGGAGAACCTGGAAGGGCGCTTCGCCGACAGCGACGACTTCCTCGCCGACCTCGACGCCCGGCGCGTCGAGATCCACGAGGCGTTCGCCGCTCGCAAGCAGACCCTCGCCGACGCCCGCGCCCGGCACACCGAACGCCTCGCCACCTCCGCGCAGCGCATCCTGGAGACCGTCGCCCGGCGCCTCGCCGACCTCGGCTCCCTCGACGAGATCAGCACGTTCCTGGCCTCCGACCCGATGGTCGCCAAGGTCCGCCGCACCATCGAGGCCCTGCGCGAACGCGACGACCAGGTCCGCGCCGACGAACTCGACGGCCGCCTCTCCGTCGCCCGGCAGGACGCCCTGCGCGCCCTGCGCGACCGCACCGAGCTGTACGCCGACGGCGGCACGGCCCTCCGGCTCGGCCGGCACCGCATCGCCGTCAACACCCGGCTGCCCGAACTCGCCCTCGTCCCGCACGGCGACGACGGCATGGCGTACGCGCTCACCGGCACCGACTACCGCGCCCCCGTCGACGACCCCGCCTTCGCCGCGCTCCGCGCCCACTGGGGCCAGTCACTGGCCTCCGAGAACGCGGACGTGTACCGCGCCGAACACCTCGCCGCCCGTCTCCTCGCCGAGCGCGGCGCCGAGGACCTGCTCGCCCAGGACGACCTGCCGGCGCTCGTCCGCGCCGCCGCCGAGGAGGCGTACGACGAGGGCTACGAACGCGGTGTCCACGACCACGACGCCACCGCGATCCTCACCGCGCTGCTGCGGCTGCACACCGGCGCAGGACTGCTCCGCCACACCCCGGCCGTCCGCGCCGCCGCCCAGCTCTTCTGGGCGCACGCGACGACCGGGACCCAGCGCGCCCAGTGGACCCGGCGGGCGGTGTCGCTGGCCCGCGCCCACGACACGTTCGGCCTCGCGCCCGCGATCGACGACTGGTGCGCGGAGGTCGCCGAACGCCTCGGACCCGGCCCCGCGGACGCCGGGCACGTCGCCGCCTACCTCTTCGAAGAACTCACCACCGGCCCCGACGGCTTCGTCACCGCCACCGGCGCCCGCACCTTCCTCGACAAGTTCCGCCGTGCCGTCGACAGTTCGGCCTACGAGGACGACCTCGCCGCCGTCGGCGACCTCGGCGCCCGCCGCTCGCTCGTCGAGGCCTGGCTGACCGCGTACGCGACCGCCGTCGGCGACGACGCCGGTGAGCTGCCGGAGGCCGTCGCGCTCGAACTCTGCCCGGACCTCCCGCGCCACGACGCCGACGCGCCGCTGACCGCCACCGTCGAAGGGCTGCTCGGCACCCACCCGCGGATCGACGGCCGGCGCCTCACCTTCCGCCTGGACGAACTCCTCGCCCGCACCCGCGACTTCCGCGAGCACACCGTCCCCGGCTTCCGCGCCTACCAGCGGCTGCGCACCTCGCTCGTCGCCGCCGAACACGACCGGCTGCGGCTCGCCGACCACCGCCCGCGCGTCCTGCCCACCTTCGTCCGCAGCCGCCTCGTCGACGAGGTGTACCTGCCGCTCATCGGCGACAGCCTCGCCAAGCAACTGGGCACCGCGGGCGGCCTGTTGCTGCTGATCTCGCCGCCCGGCTACGGCAAGACGACCCTCGTCGAGTACGTCGCCGACCGGCTCGGCATGCTCCTCGTCAAGGTCGACGGACCGGCCCTCGGTCACGACGTCACCTCCCTCGACCCCGCCGAGGCCCCGAACGTCACCGCCCGCCAGGAGATCGAGAAGGTCAACTTCGCGCTGGAGGCGGGCAACAACGTCCTGCTCTACCTCGACGACATCCAGCACACCTCGCCCGAACTGCTCCAGAAGTTCATCGCCCTGTGCGACGGACAGCGCCGCATGGACGGCGTGTGGAACGGCGAACCGCGCAGCCACGACCTGCGAGGCAAACGGTTCGCGGTGTGCATGGCCGGCAACCCGTACACCGAGTCCGGCCACCGCTTCCGCATCCCCGACATGCTCGCCAACCGCGCCGACGTGTGGAACCTCGGCGACGTCCTGACCGGCAAGGAGGAGGCGTTCGCGCTGAGCTTCGTCGAGAACGCGCTCACCGCGAACCCGCACCTGGCCCCGCTCGCCGGCCGCGACCGCGCCGACCTCGACATCCTGCTGCGGCTCGCCGCCGACGACCCGACGGCCCGCGCCGACCGGCTCACCCATCCCTACGCCGCGGCCGAGACCGAGCGGATCGTCTCCGTGCTGCGCCATCTGCTCGCGGCCCGCGACACGGTCCTCGCCGTCAACGCCGCCTACATCGCCTCGGCGGCCCAGTCCGACGACGCCCGTACCGAACCGCCCTTCCTGCTCCAGGGCTCGTACCGCAACATGAACAAGATCGCCGCCCGTATCGACCCCGCCATGAACGCCGCGGAACTCTCCGCCGTCCTCGACGACCACTACACCGGCGAGGCCCAGACCCTCACCTCCGGCGCCGAGGCGAACCTGCTCAAGCTGGCCGAACTGAGCGGCCGGATGAGCGCCGATCAGGAAGACCGCTGGGCCGAGTTGAAGGCCGCCCACGTCCGGGCCCGCGCTCTCGGCGGCGCCGACGGCGACGACCCCGTGGTCCGCGCCGTCGCCGCCCTCGGCCTGCTCGCCGACCGGGTCGCCGCCGTCGAGTCCGCCATCACCCGGGCCACCGGCACCGCGGCGCCGCACCCGCCCCGGCCGTGA